The following is a genomic window from Falco cherrug isolate bFalChe1 chromosome 9, bFalChe1.pri, whole genome shotgun sequence.
CTTTAAGTAGGAAGTCAATGTGCACCTGAAAACAGCTCTCTGTGAAGAGACCTATTAAAACACTGCTTGGAAATACTGTAGTTTAAACTACATCATCTCTCTCAGGTTTTAACCAACCATGAAGAGTGATGAAGTTAAATTTAATTACCTGGTATGGTTCTACAGTACGAAATGAAGGTAGATTCTGAGGCCAGTAAAAACACACTTAAAACCACAATGCTACTTTTAGgtttgctaatattttttttttatatatatatatatatctatctctatatatataaaaaggtCAGCACCACAGGTTGTCCAGCTTGCATTCTAGACAACAAAACCCCTCAACAATTTAACCATAATTTAATAGATTTATGGCATTTGGTTTACATATGTTATAAagcaaagctattaaaaaaagataattcacTTTGCTCACTTTTGCACACAAAGTAAtagtttaagaaaatgaaaaccaaacaacattcttttaaaaccaaaaccatcctCCCGAAGTCTGAAGTCCTAAATCCTAAGCAGAGAGGAGACCTAGCAGTTGAAAGAGTGGTACATGTATAAACCTTGACATACTTTTACGTTCACCTCAACCAGAATAGGAAAAGTGaaagcattttatatatataaagcaaatttatatatataaacagaCTAACTACCAAAAACAGTTAgtaaaagcaaacagatttcATCGTGACACACAGAAGGAATCAAAGCTATAATATTCTCTCTCCCCACTGCTGTGCAACTCATTACCAGCAACAGGacttaacaaataaaataaggaaaattacAGCTTCTTTGTGtatccagcagagctgccaaTCTTATTCTAATATCTTTCTCCACTGGAATTTGTGTCTTGCCAGATCAACCCGTAGGGACACTTCAGCAGACTCTTCCTATCCTTTCCCCAGCACACTGTCTTGTATTTTGAGCATCTTcaaaagtgggggaaaaaaaaccacaacaaaacaaacaacccagcCTCAAGAATACTTATGTAGTCTTCTCCAGAAACCATTTCAAACTGATTTCCGGAAGGTTGGGAAAATTAAAAGGCTGTTATACTTGTACTGAAGATTactaaaagaataaaatatttaaaaaatacattagtaATGTGCTTGTTTGTGTTGCACTTAGAATGTAGTATTTTAATCAGATGTGTTAGACATTGCATGAATTTCCATACTAGAATCCATAGCTTCAGAAGCTGAAGCATCATTATCTACTTTCTGTTCCACAAATGCTTCTGTTCTGTCTGGAGACTCTACCCTGTTTCTTACTTCTGTTACCCCAGGGTGGTTTTTTCGCAAATGCTGGTTTAGTGTAccctggaaaggaaaacattttccacagaTCTCACAGCGAAAGGGCTTGTCATCTGTGTGACCACGAATATGATACTCAAGTTGGTCCTTGCGGGTATACTTCTTCCCACAAAACTTGCACACAAAAGGAGTTATTCCCATGTGCAATCGCATGTGTCGATCAAGGCTCCCTTTCTGGTTGAAGGACTTCCCACAGTAAATACAAATTAGCCTCTCATTGTATGGGTACCAATGACctcttgtatttctttcccGTGGACTGTTTTCATATCCTGGGTTACTCACCATGGATTCGCTGTCAGCCCCTTGCACCAAGCCCTGAACATCACTATGCAAGTGACCAGTGGATACCCGTTTTTGGCGTGCGCGACCCCCTCTGAAACAGCTCAGCATTGACCTCGAAGGACTCGTATTGCTCAGGCTTCCGAAGGTTTCAGACACACCTGTAGCCTGTGATGAGGCATGGGTAAACGAATAAACATGTTGTAAGACAGACCCATAGGAACCAACATTTACTGCCACCACTTGCTCTCCATCCACCATTTCAGTATGATATCCATCATCACCAAGGGAAGAGCTATCAGAGCAGCTTGGCCTGTCAGACTTCTCCATTTTAACTTTCACCTCTGCAATCTGACTTTCCCTTACTATCAAGTCTCCTTGCTCATGATCACCTTCAATCTGAATCTCATATTCAGAGATACTCCCACTGCTTCCTCGATCTGAATGCCCTTCTTCTTGCAGACGACTACGTAGAGTTTTGCCTGGAGTAGTTTCCATCCTAAGATCGCTGCCTGCTGTTGACTGTCGCACCTGAGAGCAATAGGGGGGAGATATCTCAATAGGATTGGCAAAGTAGCTGCTGTCTTTAACTCCATTGcgattttctgaattttcttcagcACCAACAGTGACAGAGTCAACATCACCAACACTGATCTTTGAATGAATACTCTCCAATATCTGTGTGCATTTATCAATGACGCACTGCATCTGTAGAAAGCTAGCTGCAGTTAGAAAACTAACAACATCCTTCAGCTGTAAGGACATCCTTCCAGtgtaacaaaaagaaagcaactgtTCAAAAACATTGGGATTTTTAATAACTGATATTGATAAGCCACTCATGGTGCTTAATGCTGAATGGTCACGGAAATACGGAGAACTGGCAGCTAAGACAGCTTTATGGGCTCGAAATGGCTGACCCTGAATATGCACAATTATGTCACATAGCTTTCCTTGCAAGCGGAGTTCATTTAACTGGCTCAGAACAGTGTTGCTGTACTCGGGCACATCAAACTGAATGAAACTGCTGCTGTCCATTTCTACTGATGTAAAGAgtaatctgaaagaaaaatgagaagattTACAACTGAGAGTGAATACAgagttttccatttcaaaaataaatgcttgcaCCTGCTGAAGTTAAATCACCAGATCTGTTTAAGGTGCGTTACAAGAGAATCTACccatttcttgcatttctgtaatTTGAATTATCCCTCTGCAAGTCACAATTCAATTGCTTATAATACATCACAGACTCCCTGGGACGGTCTAAGTCCAGTTTCTGGTAAGAACTGCAGACATACACCCACCCTCCCAAAAGAGTAATTTCATAGTCACTAGACAGTTTAAAAGCTTCAGAATCTTTAGTAGGTGTTCAAGCCAGATAATACATTGACACTTGCAGGAAACTGCATTGTTAAATTGCCCAAGAATGATCTGTGGAAGGTGCTTCATCAAGTTTGAAAAACCTGCCAAAGGAAAGCCACAGGCACATacgtgtgcatgtgtgtctgcatacacacacacaaatatttaaaaaaaccaccattcCTTAGGCCTAGATAAGTCAAACTGATTTCAGAGGCAATGAATATACTACA
Proteins encoded in this region:
- the ZBTB34 gene encoding zinc finger and BTB domain-containing protein 34 isoform X1 → MENSVFTLSCKSSHFSFRLLFTSVEMDSSSFIQFDVPEYSNTVLSQLNELRLQGKLCDIIVHIQGQPFRAHKAVLAASSPYFRDHSALSTMSGLSISVIKNPNVFEQLLSFCYTGRMSLQLKDVVSFLTAASFLQMQCVIDKCTQILESIHSKISVGDVDSVTVGAEENSENRNGVKDSSYFANPIEISPPYCSQVRQSTAGSDLRMETTPGKTLRSRLQEEGHSDRGSSGSISEYEIQIEGDHEQGDLIVRESQIAEVKVKMEKSDRPSCSDSSSLGDDGYHTEMVDGEQVVAVNVGSYGSVLQHVYSFTHASSQATGVSETFGSLSNTSPSRSMLSCFRGGRARQKRVSTGHLHSDVQGLVQGADSESMVSNPGYENSPRERNTRGHWYPYNERLICIYCGKSFNQKGSLDRHMRLHMGITPFVCKFCGKKYTRKDQLEYHIRGHTDDKPFRCEICGKCFPFQGTLNQHLRKNHPGVTEVRNRVESPDRTEAFVEQKVDNDASASEAMDSSMEIHAMSNTSD
- the ZBTB34 gene encoding zinc finger and BTB domain-containing protein 34 isoform X2, which gives rise to MDDVEISLFNWKSRLLFTSVEMDSSSFIQFDVPEYSNTVLSQLNELRLQGKLCDIIVHIQGQPFRAHKAVLAASSPYFRDHSALSTMSGLSISVIKNPNVFEQLLSFCYTGRMSLQLKDVVSFLTAASFLQMQCVIDKCTQILESIHSKISVGDVDSVTVGAEENSENRNGVKDSSYFANPIEISPPYCSQVRQSTAGSDLRMETTPGKTLRSRLQEEGHSDRGSSGSISEYEIQIEGDHEQGDLIVRESQIAEVKVKMEKSDRPSCSDSSSLGDDGYHTEMVDGEQVVAVNVGSYGSVLQHVYSFTHASSQATGVSETFGSLSNTSPSRSMLSCFRGGRARQKRVSTGHLHSDVQGLVQGADSESMVSNPGYENSPRERNTRGHWYPYNERLICIYCGKSFNQKGSLDRHMRLHMGITPFVCKFCGKKYTRKDQLEYHIRGHTDDKPFRCEICGKCFPFQGTLNQHLRKNHPGVTEVRNRVESPDRTEAFVEQKVDNDASASEAMDSSMEIHAMSNTSD
- the ZBTB34 gene encoding zinc finger and BTB domain-containing protein 34 isoform X3 yields the protein MDSSSFIQFDVPEYSNTVLSQLNELRLQGKLCDIIVHIQGQPFRAHKAVLAASSPYFRDHSALSTMSGLSISVIKNPNVFEQLLSFCYTGRMSLQLKDVVSFLTAASFLQMQCVIDKCTQILESIHSKISVGDVDSVTVGAEENSENRNGVKDSSYFANPIEISPPYCSQVRQSTAGSDLRMETTPGKTLRSRLQEEGHSDRGSSGSISEYEIQIEGDHEQGDLIVRESQIAEVKVKMEKSDRPSCSDSSSLGDDGYHTEMVDGEQVVAVNVGSYGSVLQHVYSFTHASSQATGVSETFGSLSNTSPSRSMLSCFRGGRARQKRVSTGHLHSDVQGLVQGADSESMVSNPGYENSPRERNTRGHWYPYNERLICIYCGKSFNQKGSLDRHMRLHMGITPFVCKFCGKKYTRKDQLEYHIRGHTDDKPFRCEICGKCFPFQGTLNQHLRKNHPGVTEVRNRVESPDRTEAFVEQKVDNDASASEAMDSSMEIHAMSNTSD